The sequence below is a genomic window from Longimicrobium sp..
GCTACTTAACTTCCATCCCGCGTTCGCGGCAAGCCGATTGTCCGCATCTCTCGACGCGGGCGGTTCGCCCCCCCAGCCATCCTCCTCGCCCGTGCACGATGAACCCCGCGCCTGACCAACTCGCGGACTCCGCATCGGCGGCCAGCGCCCAGGCCACGCGTGAAGACGAGTGGCTGTGGGGGTGGGATCCCACGCCGGGGATCGTCAGCGTGTGGGCGGAGCCGAACGGCCGGGCGATCATCTGGCGCCGCCTTCCGGACACGGGCGCGCTGATCCGCGAGGACGAGCGGTATCGCCCGTGGCTCCTGCTCGACCGTCTGGACGACCTGCGCCATCTCGGCTCCTCCCTCGCCCCTGAAGGGACGCCTGAGGCCCGCGTCTGGTTCCGCGAGCTGGAGGGGCCCGGAACGCTGCGCTTCCTGGTTTCCGCCGAGGAGGGCAGGGCACTCGCCCAGGCCGTGCTGCACGGCGCGTCGCGGCGCCTGGGCCGGCAGGTGGGGCACCTGCGCGAGCTGGGCGGCGCCTCCGTGCTCGCCCTGCCGCCCGAGGAGCAGTACCTGGTGGCCACCGGGCGGACGTACTTCCGCGACCTCGCCTTCCACCAGCTCCACCGCCTGCAGTTCGACCTGGAAACGACGGGGCTCGACCCGTCGCGCAACCGCGTCTTCATGATCGCCGTCCGTTTCCCGGACGGCTCCACGCAGGTGCTGGAGGCGCGCGGCGAGGGCGACGCGGCGGAGGCGGAGCTGATCCGCCAGTTGGTGGAGACGGTGCGCGAGGCCGATCCCGACGTCATCGAGAACCACAACCTGCACGGCTTCGACCTTCCCTTTCTCGCCACCCGCGCGCGCCGGCTGGGCGTGCGGATCGACCTGGGGCGGCTGGGCGGATTCGGGCTTCGTGAGCGGGCGGCGCGGCGCGGGACGGTGGATTCGCGCGATGCTTCGCGGCGTGTCCGCTTCCTGGCGCCGGGGCGCGAGCTGATCGACACGCTGGACGCGGTGATCCGCTACGACTTCGCGTCGCGCGACCTGCCGGGGCACGGGCTGAAGGCCGTCGCCAAGCACTTGGGGATCGCCGCGCCGGACCGCGAGTACGTGCCGGGAAGCCAGATCTACACCGTCTACCGCACGGACCCCGAGCGCATCCGCCGCTACGCCACGGACGACGTCGAAGAGGTGGCCGGCCTGGCGCACATGCTGGGCGGCGCCGCGTTCGCCCTGGCGCGCATGGCCCCGCGGCGGTACGAGCGGCTCGCGGACGCGGGGCCGGCGACCGGGGTCATCGACCCGCTGCTGGTGCGGGCCTACCTGCGCGCCGGCGCCGCGCTCCCCGCGCACCAGGCGGGGGACGGCACGCCCCACAGCGGCGCGGCGCTTCACCTGTTCGCCACCGGCGTGGCGCACCGCGTGGTCAAGGCCGACGTCGCCAGCCTGTACCCGTCGCTGATGCGCGCCTACCGCATCGGGCCGGCGCGCGACTCGGTGGGCGCGCTTCTGGCCCTGGTGGACCGGCTGGTGGAGCAGCGGCTGGCCGCCAAGGCCCGTGGCCGGGCGGCGCCCCCTGGCTCGGCCGAGCGCCACACGCACGAGGCCATGTCCGCCGCGATGAAGCTGCTGGTGAACTCCGCGTACGGCTACCTGGCGGCGGGCGGCGAGCTGACGCGCTTCGCCGACGTGCACGCCGCCAACGAGGTGACGCGCCGGGGCCGCGAGATGCTGGGGATGATGTGCCGCGAGCTGGCCACGCGCGGGGTGACCCTGCTGGAAGCCGACACCGACGGCGTCTACTTCGCGGTCCCCGAGGGGTGGACCGAGGCCGACGAGCGGCGGGTGGTGGCCGAGGTCGCCACGCTGCTGCCGTCGCTGGTGCAGCTGGAGTTCGACGGGCGCTACGCGGCGATGCTTTCGCACGAGCCCAAGAACTACGCGCTGCTGGGATACGACGGGACGCTGACGCTGCGCGGCGTCGCCTTCCGCAGCAGCCGCGCGGAGCCCTACGGCGAGGCGTTCCTGCGAGCCGCGCTGATGAAGCTGTTCGCGGGCGACGTGGGCGGGGTGCGCGACACCTATCTCGCCACGGTCGGCGCGCTCCGCCGCCGCGAGCTGCCCACCTTCGACGTGTCGTCTCGCGTGCGGCT
It includes:
- a CDS encoding ribonuclease H-like domain-containing protein gives rise to the protein MNPAPDQLADSASAASAQATREDEWLWGWDPTPGIVSVWAEPNGRAIIWRRLPDTGALIREDERYRPWLLLDRLDDLRHLGSSLAPEGTPEARVWFRELEGPGTLRFLVSAEEGRALAQAVLHGASRRLGRQVGHLRELGGASVLALPPEEQYLVATGRTYFRDLAFHQLHRLQFDLETTGLDPSRNRVFMIAVRFPDGSTQVLEARGEGDAAEAELIRQLVETVREADPDVIENHNLHGFDLPFLATRARRLGVRIDLGRLGGFGLRERAARRGTVDSRDASRRVRFLAPGRELIDTLDAVIRYDFASRDLPGHGLKAVAKHLGIAAPDREYVPGSQIYTVYRTDPERIRRYATDDVEEVAGLAHMLGGAAFALARMAPRRYERLADAGPATGVIDPLLVRAYLRAGAALPAHQAGDGTPHSGAALHLFATGVAHRVVKADVASLYPSLMRAYRIGPARDSVGALLALVDRLVEQRLAAKARGRAAPPGSAERHTHEAMSAAMKLLVNSAYGYLAAGGELTRFADVHAANEVTRRGREMLGMMCRELATRGVTLLEADTDGVYFAVPEGWTEADERRVVAEVATLLPSLVQLEFDGRYAAMLSHEPKNYALLGYDGTLTLRGVAFRSSRAEPYGEAFLRAALMKLFAGDVGGVRDTYLATVGALRRRELPTFDVSSRVRLTKSPARYAETREARRELAYEALLASGRTVWRVGERVRVYRTQGGGASVVPSADEDPASSADPRDYDVAHYARVLRTTFAARLARALTPADFAAVFADADQLSLFAPSTAGMRPVLQTLAAPVERG